GACATTGGGCTGCGTGGAGCCGATCCTGGTGGCGAGTGCAGACACGCTGAGCTCGCCCAGCTCCAGCTCCTGCAGGATTCTGAGCCGCAGCGGCTCGCTCATCGCACGAAAGCGCGCCGCAACGAGCTCGAGCGCTTCCGGAGTCATGGCGCGCCGTGGGTTTACGATCTTGACTCTTGTCTTCATGCGTATTTAGTTATATAGAATCATATGCAATCAGTCAAACGCCGGCGCGCCCGGCGCGAGGGAGGGGGCCATCAATGTTCTGTCGTGAACTCAATCGTGGAAAGTGCAAAACCTACCTGGTCGCTTGCGAGCGGACGCGCCACGCGGCCGTGATCGACCCGCTGCGCGAAAATACCGCGCGCTATATCGCGGTCGCCGCCTACCACGGCTTCCGCCTCGACTATGCCATCGACACCCACACCCACGCCGACCATCGCAGCGGCACCTGGGACCTCGCCGCGCTGACCGGAGCCAGGATCGTGATGGAACGCTACGCGCCCGCGCCGCACGTCGATGTTCACGTCACGCAGGGCGATATCCTCGAGGTCGGCGACCTGCGGCTCAAAATTCTATTCACCCCGGGCCACACGCCTGACGGCATCAGCGTCTATGTCGAGGGATGCCTGTTCACCGGTGACACCTTGTTGATCGGCGGCACCGGGCGGGCCGATTTCGCCGGCGGCGATGCGGGAAAACAGTACGACGCGATTACCAATCTGATGTTCACGTTGCCCGAGGACACCGTCGTATTTCCGGCTCACGACTACCGCGGCAACCAGAGCTCGACGATTGGCAAGGAGAAGGCCTCGAATCCGCGCGTCGCCGGCCGCTCTCGCGCCGAGTACATCAAACTCATGAACAATCTCGGCCTGCCGCTTCCCGACAAGATCCAGGAATCGCTGCAGTCCAATCAGTCCGCGATCGAAGACGATTCGGTTAAGTTCCCCGACCTGGCACAGCTAGGCAACGTTCATCAACTGAGCGTCACCGACTTGCGCGATCGGATCGCGTCGGGACGCCCGCCGCTGATCATTGACGTGCGCGAACTCGACGAATACGTCGGCGAGCTCGGCCATCTTCCCGGCAGCCGCCTGATTCCGCTCAAGACGCTGCCAACCCACGCCGCCGATCTCGAACACAACAAGAGCGATGAAATCGTTATCGTTTGCCGATCTGGCGTGCGCAGCGCGACCGGAGCGGCGATTCTGAACGGACTCGGCTTCGAACACGTGAGCAACCTGAGAGGCGGGATGCTCGAGTGGAACGACGCAGGCCTGCCCATCGAGCGATAGCGTGCAGAACTTTACTCCGTACTCATCCTTGATCGGTGGGGTCTTGATCGGACTCGGCGCGGCCGCGATGCTCCTCTTCGAGGGGCGCATCGCGGGTATCAGCGGGATGCTCTACGGTGTCCTGCGCCCCACCAGGGGCGACACTGCATGGAAGGCGTGGTTTATCGGCGGTCTGGTCGCGGGTGGACTTCTACTGCGAATTGTTATGCCCGGCGCATTTAGTTTTGGGGTCGTGCGTTCACCCGCAGTGCTCGCGAGCGCAGGCGTGATGGTCGGATTCGGTGCACGCCTCGCCAACGGATGTACAAGCGGTCACGCAGTATGCGGCGTGAGCCGGCTTTCAAGGCGCTCGCTCGTCGCGACCGCGACCTTCATCGCGTGCGGCGCACTCGTCGTCGGCATCGCCAGCTATATCGCCAAGGTCGCGCAATGAAGCTGAAGGTCACTTCGTTCCTGTCGGGAATCGTATTCGCGCTGGGCCTCGGAATCTCCGGGATGACGCGGCCAATCAAGATCATCGGATTTCTTGATTTCTTCGGTAACTGGGATCCGAGCCTCGCCTTCGTGATGATCGGAGCGTTCTCGGTTTATTTCGTTGCTTATCGGATGAGCCGCCGGATGCCCGCGCCGCTTTTCATCGAGAACTTCAGCATTCCATCGCGCAGCGATCTCGACCTGCGCCTCATCGGCGGCGCCGCGATCTTCGGCGCCGGATGGGGTCTCGGCGGCTTCTGCCCCGGCCCCGCCCTGGTCTCGATCGCGTCCGGAGCCCTGCCTGTTCTGATCTTCGTCGTCGCGATGGCGCTCGGTATGTATCTTCACGCTTGGACGGCCAAGCTCGGCCAGGCTCGGAGTGCCGCTCCATCAACGCTCAACATCGCCGCCGATTCTTAAGGAGTCATCATGAGCATCTCGATGAATGCGATCGCAATTGAAACGTTCGTGCCGATGCTGCAATCGCTCTCACAGATTCTCGACAAGGGCGCGCAGCTCGCTCGGGCCAAGAACCTCGACGACTCGACGCTGCCGAATTCACGCCTCGCACCGGACATGTATCCGCTAATCAAACAGGTTCAGCTCGCCTGTGATCACGCCCGCGACGCGACGGCGCGTCTCACCGAACTTACGGGTCCGACCTTTGATGACAGCGAACAGACCATCGATCAGCTCAAGGCGCGCATCGCGAAAACCGTTCAGTTCCTGCAAAGTGCTCCTCCCGCCGCGTTCCAAGGCACTGAGGATCGCGCAATAAAGATTCCGATTCCCGACAACATGGCAATCGAGATGACGGGCCTCGAATTCCTGCGCGACTGGTCAATGCCACATTTCTATTTCCACGTCGTCACTGCCTACGACATCCTGCGGCACCACGGCGTCGATATCGGTAAGCGCGATTATCTGAGCTACGTCGGCAAATACATCCGGCCGCTGGCGTGATCCACTCAGTTGGAAAAGACCCTCGACGTTTTTTTATCCTCAGTCGCCAGCGTTTTTTCGTGCTTGAGTGAAGACGTGGTAGGTGACGCTATCCCAGGTGTTGTGGATTCCGACGAAAAGCAGCAGGAGCGCCGCGGCTGCCACGCCGAAAAGCGCGTGACGCGTGTGCAACGATGCGCCAGCTGCGGAGAGAACGAGGATCGCGTACGCCACGAGCGGCAGCAGCACATGAAATAGCCAGTCCTCGAACTCGGGGTGATACGCGCCCTGCGTCCGTACACGGCGCGCCACGATTAGCGAATAAACCACGCCGCCGATTCCGATCAGGTCCCAGACGATCGATACCCTGGAAATCGAATGCCACGGCGCCAGCGACAGCGCCGACAAGACGAGCGCGCTCGTGAAGTGAACTACAGTCGGCGTCGCAAACGCGGCGCCTGCCTCCGCGACGCGCAGCGACGGGCGCGCCGCGATCAGCGTCATCACCACGAACTGCAATCCGATGAGCGCGCCCGCGGCCGAGCCGATCACGACGAAGTAGTTCTGCCATGCGGCGAACTCTGACATGCCGTCATCTAAGCGCGCGTGAACGGCACGCGCCAGCGCTTCGGTCGCGCTAAGCGATCAGGCGCGGGCTCTTGCCCACGCCTGAAGTTCTTTGATGCGGGTGTAGCCGCCGCTGCCCTCGACGATGCCCTCTTTGCGGGCATCGTGGATGCAATCGACGGGGCACAGCGGCACGCAGAAACCGCAATCGATACATTCTTCGAGCACGATCGCGAAGCGGCCGAGGAAGTCGTCTTCAACGCGATAGATCGCATCGACCTTGCCGGGGCACGCGTGATCGCATGCCCCGCAGCCGATGCAGGTCTCGTCGATATAGAAATGGCCCGGTTTGTGCGCCATCGTCAGCCGCCGAAAATCGTGGTGAACGCCGCCGATGCGTTCACGAACTCCTGCAGGCTCTGGTTGTAACGGAAGAACATGTCCTTGCGCAGCGGATCCTCGGACCATACCCGGATGGGCGTGCCGAAGTGGCTCAGATAATTCAGCGTGTGCGTCAGGTCTGGCCGCCCATGGCCGCGCGCGATCACCTCGATCATCTCGCGCCACGTCGCGAGCGAGGCTTCGAGCGTGAAGTCCGCGCGACTCGCGTCGGCAGGTCCGGATTCGCGAATATCGGTGACTTCGAACTCGTCGAACGTGACCTGCACGCTCCACGGCTTTGCTCCAACGCCGCCGTCGAGCACGGTGAACTGCGCGACGCAGTCGATGTAGCCCAGATGCTCGTGAATGGCGCGGCTCGCCTTCATCAACTGCGCGAGCTGCTCGAACCATTCGCGCGACGGAAATGCGATCGCGCGCCGCGTTTGTTCACTGACAGTTTGCGCTTCCATCAGTTAGCTCCCCAAACCGATTCCGCGGGAATCGTGCATCGCTCGCGGCGGTTGAAGCCCGCGCGATCGCATCGCTGCAGGTACTCCTCGACCGACATCTTCCAGAGCTGGCCCTGCCCTTCCATTCCCTGATCGATCTTGTCGAGGCCGCCGCCAAGCAGCACCGCGACCGGCTCAACCAGCGAGGCCTCGGTGAATGCGGTGAGAATGACCTGCTCGCCGACGTCGGCGAAGCGATGCATTTCTTCGAGCGCTTTTTCGCGATCGGGTGCGTGGTCGAGGTAGTTCTTGAGCTCCAGCACACCGTAGGAAACGTGCCGCGCCTCGTCCTGCAGACAGCGGCGGAATATCTCCTTGTCAACATGGGTCTTCGCGATCATCTCGCCCGAGCGGAAGATCGAGAGCACGAGGCCTTCGCCAAGCAGGTTGAGCAGGAAGGTGCCCATCGTATGCGTGGGTGAATCTATGATCGCTTTCAGCGCCCACTCGAAGCCGGGCGCCGCGTGCAGCAGGCCGCCGCCCGCGATCGCGCGCTTGCGGAAGACCTCCTGATGCCGCGCCTCGTCCATCATCTGGGTGGTAATGAAGCTCTTCACCTCGAGGAATTCCTGCGGGATTCGATAGATCCATTTGGCCGGAAAATCGCCGGCCGCAAATTCAACCTCGGTCAGAAAAGTGCAGAGCTGACAGGTTGCCTTCTCGAGATCGTCGGGCAGTCGCTCAAGTTCGCTCCACGGGATGTCGCGCGTCGCATTCCACTGGCGCGCTTTGGCCTCTTCGTAAAGCGTGATGACGTTGTCGGCCCACGATTCATCGCGATCGACCAGCGTGTAGTCGTCGACGGTCGGCATGTCGGCGAGGTATTCGTCACGCACCGCGCCGCGCGGCGCGAAGTTGAGCCACGTCGCCTTCTGCGGCACCAGGCCATAACCCGGAACGTTGTTGATGTCGGTGTAGGTGAGGCCTCGCGAGGACGGCTTGGCGCGGCGGCCCCATGAGGCCTTGTCGGTGTCCATCCAGTGCAGCGAGTACGATCCGCGCTTCATCCGCTCCGCGTTGCGCTGCAGGACTTCGGCCCACTTGGTGGAGTGTTGCTTGAACTCGGCCTCGTAACGCGCCACTTCTTCTTCCTTGGAACCAGCGAATGGCAACGGGCGCAGGGACTCGACACGTGATGCGATGGACATGCGAAACCTCCTCGGAGCTTCGATGCGGTTAATCTAGGAGATATTGATAGTACTGTCAATATCTCGATAAGGTATATTTCGTGAGCAAAGCTTCCCCCACAAAACGCGCGCGCGCCCGCCGCCTCGATCCCGCGGAGCGCCGGCCCCTGCTCCTGCAATGCGCGATGCGCGTGTTCGCGCGGCGCGGCATCGGCGGCGCACATCATGCGGAGATCGCGCGCGAGGCGCACGTCTCGATACCGGCGGTGTTCTTCTATTTTCCGACCCGCGAGGCGCTGGTGACCGCCGTGCTCGACGAGGTCGATCGCTTCCTAACCGATATGACCGTGACGATTCATTCGCGTGAGGGCTCGGCGCCGCAGATCGTGCTCGCTCACGCGAAGGCCTTCACCGATTCCGTCGATACGCATCCCGACCACGCGCGCGTATGGCTCGACTGGAGCACCGCGGTGCGAGAGGAAGTTTGGCCGCACTACCTGAAATTCCAGGAAAACATCGTGTCGATAATCGCCGATACGATTCGCCGATGGCGCCGCGAACACCAAAACATCGTTGACGATGAAGAAGCCGAGGACGACGCACGGCTCGTGGTCGGCTCGGCGCACATGCTCGCGCAGATGAAATTCACGCGAGTTCCGCCCGAAAAACTCGACCACTTCATGCGTACCCTCGTACGCGCAACAATCGGCGCCTCAGCCAAGCGCGCTAGCTGATCGTCCAGCCGCCGTCGACTACGAACGGCGCGCCGGTCGCGAATGACGAGTCATTACTTGCGAGGAACAGCGCCATGTTGGCGATCTCCTCGGGCTCGCCCATTCGGCCCAGC
This sequence is a window from Candidatus Binataceae bacterium. Protein-coding genes within it:
- a CDS encoding MBL fold metallo-hydrolase; translated protein: MFCRELNRGKCKTYLVACERTRHAAVIDPLRENTARYIAVAAYHGFRLDYAIDTHTHADHRSGTWDLAALTGARIVMERYAPAPHVDVHVTQGDILEVGDLRLKILFTPGHTPDGISVYVEGCLFTGDTLLIGGTGRADFAGGDAGKQYDAITNLMFTLPEDTVVFPAHDYRGNQSSTIGKEKASNPRVAGRSRAEYIKLMNNLGLPLPDKIQESLQSNQSAIEDDSVKFPDLAQLGNVHQLSVTDLRDRIASGRPPLIIDVRELDEYVGELGHLPGSRLIPLKTLPTHAADLEHNKSDEIVIVCRSGVRSATGAAILNGLGFEHVSNLRGGMLEWNDAGLPIER
- a CDS encoding metalloregulator ArsR/SmtB family transcription factor, whose protein sequence is MKTRVKIVNPRRAMTPEALELVAARFRAMSEPLRLRILQELELGELSVSALATRIGSTQPNVSKHLKVLQDAGLLRRRAQGNSAYFSIADPMVFELCEMICSRLRERLEAQVGALAGRLRV
- a CDS encoding TetR/AcrR family transcriptional regulator, which encodes MSKASPTKRARARRLDPAERRPLLLQCAMRVFARRGIGGAHHAEIAREAHVSIPAVFFYFPTREALVTAVLDEVDRFLTDMTVTIHSREGSAPQIVLAHAKAFTDSVDTHPDHARVWLDWSTAVREEVWPHYLKFQENIVSIIADTIRRWRREHQNIVDDEEAEDDARLVVGSAHMLAQMKFTRVPPEKLDHFMRTLVRATIGASAKRAS
- a CDS encoding YeeE/YedE thiosulfate transporter family protein, with the protein product MQNFTPYSSLIGGVLIGLGAAAMLLFEGRIAGISGMLYGVLRPTRGDTAWKAWFIGGLVAGGLLLRIVMPGAFSFGVVRSPAVLASAGVMVGFGARLANGCTSGHAVCGVSRLSRRSLVATATFIACGALVVGIASYIAKVAQ
- a CDS encoding DUF1993 domain-containing protein codes for the protein MSISMNAIAIETFVPMLQSLSQILDKGAQLARAKNLDDSTLPNSRLAPDMYPLIKQVQLACDHARDATARLTELTGPTFDDSEQTIDQLKARIAKTVQFLQSAPPAAFQGTEDRAIKIPIPDNMAIEMTGLEFLRDWSMPHFYFHVVTAYDILRHHGVDIGKRDYLSYVGKYIRPLA
- a CDS encoding ferritin-like domain-containing protein, with amino-acid sequence MSIASRVESLRPLPFAGSKEEEVARYEAEFKQHSTKWAEVLQRNAERMKRGSYSLHWMDTDKASWGRRAKPSSRGLTYTDINNVPGYGLVPQKATWLNFAPRGAVRDEYLADMPTVDDYTLVDRDESWADNVITLYEEAKARQWNATRDIPWSELERLPDDLEKATCQLCTFLTEVEFAAGDFPAKWIYRIPQEFLEVKSFITTQMMDEARHQEVFRKRAIAGGGLLHAAPGFEWALKAIIDSPTHTMGTFLLNLLGEGLVLSIFRSGEMIAKTHVDKEIFRRCLQDEARHVSYGVLELKNYLDHAPDREKALEEMHRFADVGEQVILTAFTEASLVEPVAVLLGGGLDKIDQGMEGQGQLWKMSVEEYLQRCDRAGFNRRERCTIPAESVWGAN
- a CDS encoding DUF6691 family protein; the protein is MKLKVTSFLSGIVFALGLGISGMTRPIKIIGFLDFFGNWDPSLAFVMIGAFSVYFVAYRMSRRMPAPLFIENFSIPSRSDLDLRLIGGAAIFGAGWGLGGFCPGPALVSIASGALPVLIFVVAMALGMYLHAWTAKLGQARSAAPSTLNIAADS
- a CDS encoding 4Fe-4S dicluster-binding protein, coding for MAHKPGHFYIDETCIGCGACDHACPGKVDAIYRVEDDFLGRFAIVLEECIDCGFCVPLCPVDCIHDARKEGIVEGSGGYTRIKELQAWARARA